A genomic segment from Pseudomonas mendocina encodes:
- a CDS encoding Bug family tripartite tricarboxylate transporter substrate binding protein yields the protein MKSVLTRAALATACLAFAGQLLAAEPKRPECIAPAKPGGGFDLTCKLAQSGLKDEGLLKAPMRVTYMPGGVGAVAYNAVVAQRAKDPGTITAFSSGSLLNLAQGKFGRYDENAVRWLAAVGTDYGAITVRADSPYKNLDDLVQALKKDPSSIVFGAGATIGGQDWMQTALIARLAGIEPKNLRYVAFEGGGETLTAMLGGHVQVTSSGLGEVTPQLEAKKVRILAVLSDERLPGKLADIPTAKEQGYDISWPVIRGFYMGPEVSDEQFNWWKQQFDTLLASEEFAKLREQRDLLPLSVTGDDLDTLVHKQVAEYKALAGEFGLMQE from the coding sequence ATGAAATCCGTACTGACCCGCGCCGCACTGGCAACTGCCTGTCTGGCCTTTGCCGGCCAACTGCTGGCTGCCGAACCCAAGCGCCCCGAATGCATCGCTCCGGCCAAACCCGGCGGCGGCTTCGACCTGACCTGCAAACTGGCCCAGAGCGGCCTGAAAGACGAAGGCCTGCTCAAGGCGCCGATGCGCGTCACCTACATGCCGGGCGGCGTTGGCGCCGTGGCCTACAACGCCGTGGTCGCCCAGCGCGCCAAGGACCCGGGCACCATCACCGCCTTCTCCAGCGGTTCGCTGCTCAACCTGGCACAGGGCAAGTTCGGTCGTTATGACGAGAACGCCGTACGCTGGCTAGCCGCGGTCGGTACCGACTACGGCGCGATCACCGTGCGTGCCGACTCCCCGTACAAGAATCTCGATGACCTGGTTCAGGCCCTGAAGAAAGATCCGTCCAGCATCGTCTTCGGCGCCGGCGCCACCATCGGCGGCCAGGACTGGATGCAGACCGCGCTGATCGCCCGTCTGGCCGGGATCGAGCCGAAGAACCTGCGCTATGTTGCCTTCGAAGGCGGCGGTGAAACCCTCACCGCCATGCTCGGCGGCCATGTACAGGTCACCAGCAGCGGCCTGGGTGAAGTCACCCCGCAACTGGAAGCGAAGAAAGTGCGCATCCTCGCCGTGCTCTCCGACGAGCGTCTGCCGGGCAAGCTGGCCGACATCCCCACTGCCAAGGAGCAGGGCTACGACATCAGCTGGCCGGTAATCCGCGGCTTCTACATGGGCCCGGAAGTCAGCGACGAGCAGTTCAACTGGTGGAAACAGCAGTTCGACACCCTGCTGGCCAGCGAAGAGTTCGCCAAGCTGCGCGAACAACGCGACCTGTTGCCATTGTCGGTTACCGGTGATGACCTCGATACCCTGGTGCACAAGCAGGTTGCCGAGTACAAGGCCCTGGCCGGTGAATTCGGCCTGATGCAGGAATAA
- a CDS encoding AbrB family transcriptional regulator: MPLPRDLWVTPLAGMVGGYLASLAGWPLPWMVGSLLAVIAVRCLADRAFSELPGGRKAGQWLVASGIGLHFTSDVLEQMLSHLPVIVMGALGTLLLSLIGIAILRRAGVDRATAFFASMPGGASEMVNLALRHNAQPARVAAAHSLRLLLVVLLIPALFTWGLPDVSAPPRAHVDWTWLIGLLAAGAVLAVLWGRLKQPNPWMLGPLVACAVASASFDLHLGLPQGMGQLGQWLIGSALGCHFDRAFFRNAPGFLARVLLFTLLAMLAAAALGEALGWLAGEDHLSLMLGMMPGGITELCLTAEALQLSVALVTALQVLRLFLVMFLAEPLFKLWCKSHA, encoded by the coding sequence ATGCCACTGCCGCGTGATCTTTGGGTAACGCCGCTAGCCGGAATGGTCGGCGGTTACCTGGCCAGCCTCGCCGGCTGGCCTTTGCCGTGGATGGTCGGTTCCTTGCTGGCGGTCATCGCCGTGCGCTGTCTGGCCGACCGCGCCTTCAGTGAACTGCCGGGCGGGCGCAAGGCCGGCCAGTGGCTGGTGGCGAGCGGTATCGGCCTGCATTTCACCAGCGATGTGCTGGAACAGATGCTCAGCCATCTGCCGGTCATCGTCATGGGCGCTCTCGGCACGCTTCTGCTCAGCCTGATCGGTATCGCCATCCTGCGCCGTGCCGGCGTTGACCGCGCGACCGCCTTCTTCGCCAGCATGCCCGGCGGTGCCAGCGAGATGGTCAACCTGGCCCTGCGTCACAACGCGCAACCCGCACGTGTCGCTGCGGCGCATAGCCTGCGCCTGCTGCTGGTGGTGCTGCTGATTCCGGCTTTGTTCACCTGGGGTCTGCCCGACGTCAGCGCACCACCTCGCGCCCACGTGGACTGGACCTGGCTGATCGGTCTGCTCGCTGCTGGTGCTGTGCTGGCGGTACTCTGGGGCCGCCTGAAACAACCCAACCCCTGGATGCTGGGTCCACTGGTCGCCTGCGCCGTGGCCAGTGCCAGCTTCGACCTGCATCTGGGCCTGCCGCAAGGCATGGGCCAGCTTGGCCAATGGCTGATCGGTAGCGCCCTGGGCTGTCATTTCGACCGCGCCTTCTTCCGCAACGCGCCGGGTTTTCTCGCCCGCGTGCTGCTATTCACTCTACTGGCCATGCTGGCTGCTGCCGCACTCGGCGAGGCGCTAGGCTGGTTGGCAGGTGAGGACCACCTGTCGCTGATGCTGGGCATGATGCCTGGCGGCATCACCGAGCTATGCCTGACCGCCGAGGCCTTGCAGTTGTCGGTGGCGCTGGTCACTGCCCTGCAGGTACTACGGCTGTTCCTGGTGATGTTCCTCGCCGAACCCTTATTCAAGCTCTGGTGCAAGAGCCACGCTTAG
- a CDS encoding tripartite tricarboxylate transporter TctB family protein — MYVRLFAAIWLLLCAFLAVIAWGFQAPFAYDPVGPRAYPLLLLVLMAAGAAWLIFKPGPQTEALSRQALQRAGLCILTLLAYALLFEPLGFVLSTALATFVLGLLFTGRVLPCLISGVLMGVLLYALFDYALDVPLPLGVFEALVES; from the coding sequence ATGTACGTTCGCCTGTTCGCTGCGATCTGGCTGCTGTTGTGCGCCTTTCTCGCAGTCATCGCCTGGGGTTTCCAGGCACCCTTCGCCTACGACCCTGTCGGCCCGAGGGCCTATCCGCTGCTGCTGCTGGTACTGATGGCTGCTGGTGCCGCCTGGCTGATCTTCAAGCCGGGTCCGCAGACCGAGGCGCTCAGCCGCCAGGCGCTGCAGCGTGCAGGCCTGTGCATCCTGACCCTGTTGGCCTATGCCCTGCTCTTCGAACCCCTGGGCTTCGTCCTGAGTACCGCACTGGCTACCTTCGTTCTGGGCTTGCTGTTCACGGGTCGTGTGCTGCCGTGCCTGATTAGCGGCGTCCTGATGGGTGTGCTGCTGTATGCATTGTTCGATTATGCGCTAGACGTTCCGCTGCCACTGGGCGTGTTCGAAGCGTTGGTGGAGAGCTGA
- a CDS encoding COG3650 family protein, with the protein MSITRSLLTSVALLPLLAACQVYTGKSEGPPPATRLQGQIQVENGQLVFMPCQEQRRFVLVDGDGTGIEREVTQLGSDGQASLFADLGGHLGGSQGKGNDGRFEVSQIYRLQGEGHGCDDLNFKRLALRASGNEPFWQVEVGSKGLVLNRPDHEPLALPYLEEQMPDGRLNFSSEANGQRLDLWVAPQRCVDGMSGAVNQLNAELRLDGQVLRGCAHFGALRN; encoded by the coding sequence ATGTCCATCACCCGCTCCCTGCTTACCAGCGTCGCCCTACTTCCGCTTCTGGCCGCCTGCCAGGTCTATACCGGCAAATCGGAAGGCCCACCGCCGGCGACTCGCCTGCAAGGTCAAATTCAGGTCGAAAATGGTCAGCTGGTTTTCATGCCCTGTCAGGAACAGCGACGCTTCGTGCTGGTCGATGGCGATGGCACCGGTATCGAGCGGGAAGTCACGCAACTCGGCAGCGATGGCCAGGCCAGCCTGTTCGCCGACCTCGGCGGCCACCTTGGAGGCAGCCAGGGCAAAGGCAACGATGGTCGCTTCGAGGTCAGCCAGATCTATCGCCTGCAAGGGGAAGGACACGGCTGCGACGACCTCAACTTCAAACGTCTGGCCCTGCGCGCCAGCGGCAACGAGCCGTTTTGGCAAGTGGAGGTCGGCAGCAAGGGCCTGGTACTCAACCGCCCAGATCATGAGCCGCTGGCCCTGCCCTATCTGGAAGAACAGATGCCGGACGGCCGCCTCAACTTCAGCAGCGAAGCCAATGGTCAGCGCCTTGACCTGTGGGTCGCCCCGCAGCGTTGCGTCGATGGCATGAGCGGCGCGGTCAATCAGCTCAATGCCGAATTGCGCCTCGATGGTCAGGTGCTGCGTGGCTGCGCGCACTTCGGCGCCCTGCGTAACTGA
- a CDS encoding RluA family pseudouridine synthase — translation MPSPVMRPSTLHLPQGDWATILDCLCDHFPAIDRTTWLQRMARGRVLDAAGAPIDATHPYRVGLKVRYFREVPNETPIPFDEQVLWQDEHLLVADKPHFLPVMPAGEYVEQTLLARLIKRTGNPDLVPIHRIDRLTAGLVLFSVNPASRGQYQALFRQRAVEKRYEAIAPALPQLQFPYLHRSRMVEGEPFFRMQEVAGEANSETRIEVLERRGDLWRYGLSPVTGRKHQLRVHLAGLGAPIVGDDFYPQLRESRNQPDDYSKPLKLLARGLLFADPVSGQVREYQSELQLQW, via the coding sequence ATGCCCAGCCCCGTTATGCGTCCCAGTACTCTTCATCTGCCACAGGGCGACTGGGCCACGATACTCGACTGCCTGTGCGATCACTTTCCCGCCATTGATCGCACCACCTGGCTGCAGCGTATGGCACGCGGTCGGGTACTGGATGCGGCCGGTGCGCCCATCGATGCCACGCATCCCTATCGGGTCGGGCTCAAGGTGCGCTATTTCCGTGAAGTTCCGAACGAGACGCCAATTCCCTTCGACGAGCAGGTGCTATGGCAGGACGAGCACCTGTTGGTTGCCGACAAGCCGCATTTTCTGCCGGTGATGCCGGCCGGTGAATACGTCGAGCAGACGCTGCTGGCGCGGCTGATCAAGCGCACCGGCAATCCAGACCTGGTACCGATCCATCGCATCGACAGGCTCACCGCCGGTCTGGTGTTGTTCTCGGTCAATCCAGCCAGTCGCGGCCAGTATCAAGCACTGTTTCGCCAGCGTGCGGTGGAAAAACGCTACGAAGCCATTGCTCCGGCGCTACCTCAGTTGCAGTTTCCCTACCTGCACCGTTCGCGCATGGTCGAGGGTGAGCCGTTCTTTCGCATGCAGGAAGTCGCGGGCGAGGCCAACAGCGAAACGCGCATCGAGGTGCTGGAGCGTCGCGGCGACCTGTGGCGTTACGGCCTGTCGCCGGTGACGGGGCGCAAGCATCAACTGCGCGTGCATCTGGCCGGGCTCGGCGCGCCTATCGTCGGCGACGATTTCTATCCGCAGTTGCGGGAGTCGCGTAATCAGCCGGATGACTACAGCAAGCCGCTCAAACTACTGGCGCGCGGCTTACTCTTTGCTGATCCGGTAAGTGGTCAAGTGCGGGAGTACCAGAGCGAATTGCAGCTGCAGTGGTAG
- a CDS encoding sensor histidine kinase, which produces MSRGVSLRGRLLRRLALLLSLILLLSSVSAYWSARRAADTAYDRTLLASARAVADGLYAEDGRLRANIPYVALDTFAYDSAGRIYYQVLDLQGNQVSGYEDLPPPPSGTPRTDDYPALAHFYDAEYRNQGVRVVSFLQPVSEPQLNGIAEIRVAETQGARERMARELLIGTLWRMGLLSVSALLLVWLAVNLALRPLEALRREVAERASDDLQPLPDGGLPREVLPLVETLNQFNQRLQGLFERQSQFIADAAHELRTPLAALKARITLGLRAEQPEEWRSTLEQVAQQGDRLTLLANQLLSLARIESGARAITEGGAQRIDLSQLARELGLAMAPLAHARGVALALEADQAVWIDGDLTLLNELLNNLLDNALAHTPAGGNLIIRTLAPAVLEVEDDGPGIPESEHEKVFERFYRRSNLGNGAGLGLAIVGEICRAHQARISLHQARPHGLRVRIEFPLSVTEA; this is translated from the coding sequence ATGAGTCGTGGCGTCAGCCTGCGCGGACGTCTGTTGCGGCGTCTGGCGCTGCTGCTGTCGCTGATCCTGTTGCTGAGTAGCGTCAGCGCCTACTGGAGCGCGCGCCGTGCAGCCGATACCGCCTATGACCGCACGCTGCTTGCATCGGCGCGCGCGGTCGCTGACGGTCTCTACGCGGAGGACGGTCGTTTGCGTGCCAACATCCCTTATGTGGCACTGGATACCTTCGCCTACGATAGCGCTGGGCGCATCTACTACCAGGTGCTCGATCTGCAGGGCAATCAGGTTTCCGGCTACGAGGATCTGCCGCCGCCGCCATCGGGTACGCCGCGTACCGATGATTATCCGGCGCTGGCGCATTTCTACGATGCCGAATACCGCAATCAGGGCGTACGCGTGGTCAGCTTTCTGCAGCCAGTCAGCGAGCCGCAGCTAAACGGTATCGCCGAAATCCGCGTGGCGGAAACCCAGGGTGCACGCGAGCGCATGGCCCGCGAACTGTTGATCGGTACCTTGTGGCGCATGGGGTTGCTGTCGGTCAGCGCGCTGCTGCTGGTGTGGTTGGCGGTGAATCTGGCGTTGCGGCCGCTGGAAGCGCTGCGTCGGGAAGTGGCTGAGCGGGCCAGCGATGACCTGCAGCCGCTGCCGGACGGCGGGCTGCCACGTGAGGTGCTGCCGCTGGTGGAAACACTGAACCAGTTCAACCAGCGTCTGCAGGGACTGTTCGAGCGCCAGTCGCAGTTCATTGCCGATGCCGCACATGAATTGCGAACGCCGCTGGCGGCGCTCAAGGCGCGTATTACCCTGGGCCTGCGCGCCGAGCAGCCGGAGGAATGGCGCAGCACACTGGAGCAGGTGGCGCAGCAGGGCGACCGCCTGACCTTGCTGGCCAATCAGCTACTGTCGCTGGCGCGTATCGAGAGTGGCGCGCGAGCCATTACCGAGGGCGGCGCGCAGCGTATCGATCTCAGCCAACTGGCTCGTGAGCTGGGGCTGGCGATGGCGCCACTGGCTCATGCCCGTGGTGTCGCGCTGGCGCTGGAGGCTGACCAGGCGGTGTGGATCGATGGTGACCTGACGTTGCTCAACGAGTTGCTGAACAACCTGCTCGACAACGCGCTGGCGCATACGCCGGCCGGTGGCAACCTGATCATCCGCACCCTGGCTCCTGCCGTGCTGGAGGTCGAGGATGACGGTCCGGGGATTCCCGAGTCCGAGCACGAGAAAGTCTTCGAGCGCTTCTACAGGCGCAGCAATCTGGGCAATGGTGCGGGGCTCGGGCTGGCCATCGTGGGTGAGATCTGTCGCGCCCATCAGGCCAGGATCAGTCTGCATCAGGCACGGCCGCACGGTCTGCGGGTGCGTATCGAGTTTCCCCTGTCAGTGACCGAGGCTTAG
- a CDS encoding MFS transporter: MSLALGAFGLVTAEFLPISLLTPMATELGASNGVVGQAITATAVVAAFAGPFVVLGSGRLDRQKIVWGLMVVLVLSSILSAYAETVSVLLIARGMLGFALGSFWAMMTALALRLVPPDKVPKAISIILMGISFATVFAAPLGAFLGDLWGWRMTFLAASGIGVAALAIQMLTLPRLPAAAAPGLASFRTALSRRAVVIGLVTGLLVISGHFAALTFIRPFLEEVPRLDVATVSLTLLAFGVCGFFGNLIGGVVAARSPAWAVASCSLLITIVALALVLFGTEVNIAFVATALWGFAFGAFPVSISVWNARAAADHAESAGALLSSTFQVAIAAGAVLGGLIIDGFGAKAVILYAAVATLAGAALMFARGRALEER; encoded by the coding sequence GTGTCACTCGCCCTTGGCGCCTTCGGGCTGGTGACCGCAGAGTTCCTGCCGATCAGCCTGCTCACCCCCATGGCGACCGAGCTGGGCGCCTCCAACGGCGTCGTAGGCCAGGCCATTACCGCTACGGCGGTGGTCGCGGCATTTGCCGGCCCATTCGTGGTGCTGGGTTCCGGCCGCCTTGATCGGCAGAAGATCGTCTGGGGCTTGATGGTGGTGCTGGTGCTTTCCAGCATCCTCTCGGCCTACGCCGAGACCGTCAGCGTCCTGCTGATTGCACGCGGCATGCTGGGCTTCGCCCTTGGCAGCTTCTGGGCCATGATGACCGCACTGGCCCTGCGCCTGGTGCCGCCCGACAAGGTGCCGAAGGCCATCTCGATCATCCTCATGGGCATTTCCTTCGCCACGGTGTTCGCCGCCCCGCTGGGGGCCTTCCTCGGCGACCTGTGGGGCTGGCGCATGACCTTCCTCGCTGCATCCGGCATTGGCGTGGCGGCGCTGGCAATCCAGATGCTGACCTTGCCCAGACTGCCGGCGGCCGCTGCACCGGGGTTGGCTTCGTTCAGGACAGCCTTGTCGCGTCGCGCGGTAGTAATCGGCCTCGTCACGGGGTTGCTGGTCATTTCCGGGCACTTCGCCGCGCTGACCTTCATCCGCCCCTTTCTCGAAGAGGTGCCGCGCCTGGACGTCGCCACCGTGTCTCTGACCTTGCTGGCATTCGGTGTCTGCGGTTTTTTCGGCAACCTGATCGGAGGCGTAGTTGCCGCGCGCAGCCCAGCCTGGGCCGTGGCCAGTTGCTCGCTGCTGATCACCATCGTGGCGCTCGCATTGGTGCTATTCGGCACCGAGGTGAACATCGCGTTCGTGGCAACCGCGCTTTGGGGCTTCGCCTTTGGCGCCTTCCCGGTGTCGATATCGGTTTGGAATGCGCGGGCAGCTGCCGATCACGCCGAAAGCGCGGGCGCACTGCTGTCCTCGACCTTCCAGGTGGCCATTGCCGCAGGGGCGGTGCTGGGCGGACTGATTATCGACGGCTTCGGCGCAAAGGCGGTGATTCTCTATGCCGCTGTGGCAACCCTGGCCGGCGCTGCCCTGATGTTCGCACGCGGCCGTGCCCTGGAGGAACGCTGA
- a CDS encoding response regulator, giving the protein MLQLEVAVRILLVEDHPQLAESVAQALKGAGWTVDVLHDGVAADLALSSEDYALAILDIGLPRLDGFAVLARLRDRGQTLPVLMLTARGEVKDRVHGLNLGADDYLAKPFELTELEARVKALLRRSVLGGEQLQRCGDLVYDLGARRFSLEGEALSLTAREQAVLEAMIARPGRVMSKEQLAAQVFGLDEDASPDAIEIYIHRLRKKLEGSAVRIVTFRGLGYLLEAVEA; this is encoded by the coding sequence ATGCTGCAGCTGGAGGTGGCGGTGCGGATTCTGCTGGTCGAAGACCATCCGCAATTGGCGGAGAGCGTGGCCCAGGCGCTGAAAGGTGCCGGCTGGACGGTGGATGTGCTGCATGATGGCGTCGCTGCTGATCTGGCACTGTCCAGCGAGGACTACGCGCTGGCGATTCTCGATATAGGCCTGCCACGCCTGGACGGATTTGCCGTGCTTGCGCGCCTGCGTGACCGTGGCCAGACCCTGCCGGTACTGATGTTGACCGCGCGTGGCGAGGTCAAGGATCGCGTCCATGGCCTCAATCTCGGTGCTGATGACTACCTGGCCAAACCTTTCGAACTCACCGAACTGGAGGCGCGGGTCAAGGCGTTGCTGCGGCGTAGCGTGCTCGGTGGTGAGCAATTGCAGCGCTGTGGCGATCTGGTCTACGACCTGGGCGCCCGCCGTTTCAGCCTCGAGGGCGAGGCTCTTAGTCTCACGGCCCGTGAACAGGCTGTGCTGGAGGCGATGATCGCCAGGCCGGGGCGGGTGATGAGCAAGGAACAACTGGCGGCGCAGGTATTCGGCCTGGACGAGGATGCCAGCCCGGATGCCATCGAGATCTACATCCATCGCCTGCGCAAGAAGCTCGAGGGCAGCGCCGTGCGCATCGTCACCTTCCGCGGTCTCGGCTACCTGCTGGAGGCGGTCGAGGCATGA
- a CDS encoding OprD family porin, with the protein MLAASRQALPPVRLLCLAIAATGAAPLANAAFIEDSTASLTATNIYLNRDFRENPGQNKREEWGQGFRLDLQSGYTEGTVGFGVDAMGLLGIKLDSGRGRTGTDLLPVHDDGRSADEFSRLGLTAKVKVSATELRYGSHVPELPVVKASDSRLLPQVFEGGLLTSSELEGLTFTGGRLDKVIDRASTNEEDMVLNSKNRRFAGGVSADHLDLAGFDYKFAPGFTGRYYFADLDDIYRQHFLGLLSSHKVGAGTLSSDLRLIYSSDSGAAKAGKVDNRAINAMVSYGLGNHKFGLGFQDMSGDTGFAYIDGSDPFLINFVQINDFANADERSWQARYDYNFAGLGVPGLTFMTRYIRGDDARIAGSDDRGGEWERDIEFKYVVQSGPLKDLYVRVRNASFRSDFARDADENRVIVGYTLPIW; encoded by the coding sequence ATGCTCGCAGCCTCACGCCAGGCACTGCCGCCTGTACGCCTGCTTTGCCTGGCAATCGCCGCCACCGGCGCTGCCCCCCTCGCCAACGCCGCCTTCATCGAAGACAGCACCGCCAGCCTCACTGCCACCAACATCTACCTCAATCGGGATTTCCGCGAAAATCCGGGTCAGAACAAGCGTGAAGAATGGGGCCAGGGCTTTCGCCTGGACCTGCAGTCAGGCTACACCGAAGGCACTGTTGGCTTCGGTGTAGACGCCATGGGCCTGCTCGGTATCAAGCTCGATTCAGGCCGCGGTCGCACCGGTACCGACCTGCTGCCCGTTCACGACGATGGCCGCTCCGCTGACGAATTCAGCCGCCTGGGCCTGACGGCCAAGGTCAAGGTCTCCGCAACCGAACTGCGTTACGGCTCGCACGTGCCGGAACTGCCTGTAGTCAAGGCCAGCGACAGCCGCCTGCTGCCGCAGGTGTTCGAAGGTGGTCTGCTGACCTCTTCCGAGCTCGAAGGCCTGACCTTCACGGGCGGCCGCCTGGACAAGGTCATCGACCGCGCCTCCACCAACGAGGAGGACATGGTGCTCAACAGCAAGAACCGCCGCTTCGCCGGTGGCGTCAGCGCTGATCACCTGGACCTGGCCGGCTTCGACTACAAGTTCGCTCCCGGCTTCACCGGTCGTTACTACTTCGCCGATCTGGACGACATCTATCGCCAGCATTTTCTCGGCCTGCTGAGCAGCCACAAGGTCGGTGCCGGCACGCTCAGCAGCGACCTGCGCCTGATCTACAGCAGCGACAGCGGCGCGGCCAAGGCCGGCAAGGTCGACAACCGCGCCATCAACGCCATGGTCAGCTACGGCCTGGGTAACCACAAGTTCGGCCTGGGCTTCCAGGACATGAGCGGCGATACCGGCTTCGCCTACATCGATGGCAGCGATCCGTTCCTCATCAACTTCGTGCAGATCAACGACTTCGCCAACGCCGACGAGCGTTCCTGGCAGGCTCGCTACGATTACAACTTCGCCGGCCTGGGCGTTCCCGGCCTGACCTTCATGACCCGCTACATCCGCGGTGACGACGCACGCATCGCCGGCTCCGACGACCGTGGCGGCGAGTGGGAACGCGATATCGAATTCAAGTACGTGGTACAGAGCGGGCCGCTCAAGGACCTCTACGTACGCGTACGCAACGCCAGCTTCCGCTCCGACTTCGCCCGCGACGCGGACGAGAACCGTGTCATCGTCGGCTACACGCTGCCGATTTGGTAA
- a CDS encoding tripartite tricarboxylate transporter permease, which translates to METLHFLMQGFDVATRPTNLLVALFGAFVGTIVGLLPGLGPINGVALLLPLAFALGLPPETALILLAAVYLGCEYGGRISAILLNVPGDAAAVMTTLDGYPLARQGKAGIALSLSAVSSFTGSMIATCGVVLFAPILAKWAVAFGPAEYFVLMIFAIACLGGMVGDKPVKTLLSALIGLALATVGVDSTTGVYRFTFDSVSLSDGIQFVIVVIGFFSVSEILLMLENTHNGQKAVKASGRVLFNFKEYCFTFWTMIRSSVAGFVIGVLPGAGATIASAMTYMTEKRLAGDSGKFGDGDLRGVAAPESANNASACGSLIPMLTLGVPGSGTTAVMIGALTLYNITPGPLLFEQQPDVVWGLIASLFIGNIILLVMNIPLVGLFSRMLSVPNWVLVPAITVISMVGVYAVHSTTFDLVLMIALGVFGYILRKLDFPLSAVILGFVLGEMMEDNLRRALSISAGDLGILWGSPITLVLWALVALMLALPGIRWMRRRKQIKAGADATAA; encoded by the coding sequence ATGGAAACATTACATTTTCTGATGCAGGGCTTTGACGTCGCCACCCGGCCGACCAACCTGCTGGTTGCCCTGTTCGGTGCCTTCGTTGGCACCATCGTCGGTCTGCTGCCGGGCCTGGGCCCGATCAACGGTGTCGCCCTGCTGCTGCCCTTGGCCTTCGCCCTTGGCCTGCCGCCGGAAACTGCACTGATTCTGCTCGCCGCCGTCTATCTGGGCTGCGAGTATGGCGGCCGTATTTCCGCCATTCTGCTCAACGTACCCGGCGATGCTGCCGCGGTGATGACCACCCTCGACGGCTACCCGCTGGCACGTCAGGGCAAGGCTGGCATCGCCCTGTCGCTGTCGGCAGTGAGCTCCTTCACCGGCAGCATGATCGCCACCTGCGGTGTGGTGCTGTTCGCGCCGATCCTGGCGAAATGGGCAGTGGCCTTCGGCCCGGCCGAATACTTCGTACTGATGATCTTCGCGATTGCCTGCCTCGGCGGCATGGTCGGCGACAAGCCGGTCAAGACCTTGCTCTCGGCCCTGATCGGCCTGGCACTGGCCACAGTCGGGGTCGACTCCACTACCGGGGTCTACCGCTTCACCTTCGACAGCGTCAGCCTGTCCGACGGTATCCAGTTCGTCATCGTGGTGATCGGCTTCTTCAGTGTCAGCGAAATTCTGCTGATGCTGGAAAACACCCACAACGGCCAGAAGGCCGTGAAGGCCAGCGGCCGTGTGCTGTTCAACTTCAAGGAATACTGCTTCACCTTCTGGACCATGATTCGCAGCTCGGTCGCCGGCTTCGTCATTGGCGTACTGCCGGGCGCCGGTGCGACCATCGCCAGCGCCATGACCTACATGACCGAGAAGCGCCTGGCTGGTGACAGCGGCAAGTTCGGCGACGGTGACCTGCGCGGCGTTGCGGCGCCTGAGTCGGCCAACAACGCTTCGGCCTGCGGCTCGCTGATCCCGATGCTGACCCTCGGCGTGCCGGGTTCGGGCACCACTGCCGTGATGATCGGTGCACTGACCCTGTACAACATCACGCCCGGCCCGCTGCTGTTCGAACAGCAGCCCGACGTTGTCTGGGGTCTGATCGCCTCGCTGTTCATCGGCAACATCATCCTGCTGGTGATGAACATTCCGCTGGTCGGCCTGTTCTCGCGCATGCTCAGCGTGCCGAACTGGGTGCTGGTGCCCGCCATCACCGTGATCAGCATGGTCGGTGTCTACGCGGTACACAGCACCACCTTCGACCTGGTATTGATGATCGCGCTTGGCGTGTTTGGCTACATCCTGCGCAAGCTGGATTTCCCACTCTCGGCCGTGATTCTCGGCTTCGTACTGGGTGAGATGATGGAGGACAACCTGCGTCGCGCGCTGTCGATCTCCGCTGGTGATCTGGGCATCCTCTGGGGCAGCCCGATCACCCTGGTACTGTGGGCGCTGGTAGCGCTGATGCTGGCCCTGCCGGGCATCCGCTGGATGCGTCGACGCAAGCAGATCAAGGCTGGGGCTGATGCCACTGCCGCGTGA